From the genome of Corallococcus macrosporus DSM 14697:
ATCGGCGAGTGGGCGACGAGCGACGCGCTGGTGACCGACCTGAAGACCACCAACGCGCGCGCCATGTACAACCACAATGAGACGCGCGGTAAGGCGTTCTACATGTTCGCGGCCGCCAAGGGCACGGCGTACTCCTTCGTGCTCCCGGGGCAGGACGACGAGGCCGTGGCGTACCACTCGACGGGCGGCGTGTCGGGCAGCGCGGGCAGCTCGCAGTGCAACCCGGGTGACTGGTTCTGTGGTGCCACGCTGAACATGCTCACCCAGCCCTCCAGCGACGGGCGCGCGAAGTGGGCGAACCACTCCCTGGTGCTGCGCGACGACCGGGAGGCGTACAACCACTACGCTGGTGGCAACTGGGGTGGCATCATCGCCCCCCTCCGCCAGTACATGGCGGACTACGCGTACTGAGCCCCCCTCACCGCAAGAAGCGACATGACTCCGACCGGCACCGTCTCCGCCCCTGCGTCCCGGATGCGCCACGCAATCTGGGCCGTTCCCCTCATCCCGCTGGTCCTGGGCGGCATGGGGTGGTGGTGGATGGACTCGGAGGCGGGGGCGGAGCCCCCCGGCGAGGACGCCGTGATGGAAGCGTCCTCGCCGTCCGCCATGTCCGCGCCCCGGAAGCCGGGCGGTGCCATGGATGCACCGCCGGCGGGGCCGCCGCCGGGGGTGGCCGCGCCAGCGCCGGCGCACGGTCCGGAGGAGGCGGAGCGCGACGCGCGGCGCGAGCTGTGGGAGCGGCGGCTGGCGCGCGCGAAGGAGACGTTGGCGGCGTACATGAAGGCGACGCGGTATCCGCCGGAGTCACGTCCCGCCAGCGAGCACCCGGACCAGATGGAGCTGGCGGAGCCGGAGCGCACGCACCCGCTGAACATGGACGGCTCCGACATCCAGCTCCGGCTGAAGCAGGACCGCGTCTTCGTTGTGGGCGATGAAGTGGTGCACTTCTTCGTCGGCTGCGAGGACGCGCGCCGCGTGCCCAGGCCCTGTCAGGTGGTGTCCGCCCTCGCGCACGAGGCCGAGCACATGCCCGGCGCGGGCGGCGTGCCGGCGGTGCCCCTCGTCTTCACGGATGACGGCGCCTCGGGTGATGCGCTCGCAGGGGACGGCACCTTCACCGGGCGCTTCCAACCGTCGAAGCAGGGCTTCCCCATCTACTCCGGCACGCTGCGCGTGGACGTGCAGGTGCGCTCGGGGAGCGCCGAGGGCGCCGCGTCCTTCGACATCATGTACACCCCGTCGCCGCCCGCGCTCTTCACCGGCGGGGTGCGCGAGGTGCTGTCGCCCGAGGGCTCACTTCAGCTCTACCTCGGGATTCAGGTCCAGAAGGCCGGACGGTACGTGGTGGCGGGCCGCGTGGATGACGAGAGCGGCATGCCCTTCGCGCACGTGTCCTTCAACGAGGAGCTGAAGCGCGGTGAGCAGGAGGTGAAGCTCACCATCGCCGGCAACCTGGTGCTGGACGAGGTGCCCACCTTCCCCCTGAAGCTGCGGGACGTGGAGGGCTTCCTGCTCAAGGAGCGGGGCGACCCGGACCGCGAGCTGATGACGAGCCTGCGCGGGTACGTGCACACCACGAAGGACTATCCCTTCGAGTCGTTCTCGCCCGCGGAGTGGCAGGGCGAGGAGCGGCAGCGCTACCTGGACGAGATGAACCGCGAGATCATCGAAATCCAGCGGTACATCGAGCAGGACGAGCCGCCCCCGCCGTGAGCACCTCAGCCCTGGGGCTCCTCGGGCGCCGGTGCTTCCGGGGCGCCGGGGTTCGCGTCCGGCGGCAGCTCCGGCTCCAGGGCCTCCGCGACCACCTCCACGCCCTGTGAGGCGAAGGCGGCGGCCACCGGCGCGCTGGCCGCCGCGGGGTTGGCGGAGATGGAGCCCAGCACACCCGCCACGGCGGCGTCGTCGAGCGTGGGCTCGTCCGGCGCCAGGGTGCCCAAATCCAGCGGGTCCGCGAGGAACGCGTCGGGCCCCGCGGGGCTGACGGCCGCGTCCAACGCCTGCCGCGCGGCGAACTGCTGGCCGTAGGTGGCCGCGTAGGCGCTGCCCAGCGCGAAGCCCGCGGGCGCGTCGTCCACGCGCGCGTCCCCGGCCGCGGCCGTCGCCAGGTCCGCCGGGACGGCGTCGATGCCCGCGGCCTCGGTCGCGAAGTTCACCGGTGCGTCGAAGCGGGTGGGCGCGAGCCCCGCCAGGCGGGCCGCTTCGGTGTCGGCGCGCGCCGCCGGGACGTCCTCGGCGCCAGCGCTGAAGAGGGCGTCCTCCGCGGCGCGCAGGCGCGGCGCCTCCTCGAAGAGGTCCTCGAGGCCCAGCTCCAACGCGGGCTCCAGGTCGGCCGCGGCGCCAGGGCCATCCAGCATGAACAGGACGTCCTCCGCCTCCACCGGCGTGGGCGCCATGGAGGTGTCCCGGTTCTGCAGCTCCCACGCGGCGGCGTCTGGCGACAGCAGGTCGCTGCCCATGTCCTGGGCGCCGGGGCCGCGGGAGGACGGCCGGTGCGCCGCGCCGCTCACGGACTCGCGAGGCGCGCCGAGCGAGGCGGGGAGCTGCGAGCCCAGGAGCTGCGAGTAGCGCGGCGGGGCCGACTCGAACGAGCTCTCTCCCGCGAACACGCGCAGGTGCTCGGGGGCCTCCGCGTCCACCTGCGCCCCGTCCAGGCCCGCGAGCTTCGGCGCGTGCGCGGTGAGCGACGTGTCCAGGTCATCCACCTCGGCCTGGAACTCGCTCTCATCGGCGAAGCCCCGCCGCACCGCGGGCACGGGTTGCAGCGGCTCGCGTGGGGCCAGCGGGGACACGGACTCCAGGTTCGTGTCGAGCCGGGCGCGGGAGATGGCGCTGGAGATGCTCGCGGTGATGCGGCGGATGGTCGACATCAGGGGCTCCCTGCGGCGCGCACTGCGGGCCGCATCGGAATTGTCGTCCCGTCACCGGAGAAGTTGCCAGGGGACGGGGCTGGCGGAGCGCTTCATGTCGTTGCAACAGCCGTCGCGCACCCTGACGGGAGCGTCCTGGCGGGCAGGCGCTTCCCACGGAGGGGCGGGGCGCGGGTGTGGGGTCACGACCCCACGTTCTGTGGGCTGTTGACGGATGGAGGGCACTTGCAGCGTCCGCAAGTGGACGGGTGAGGAGCGCTCGTCCACGGGGCGTGGCGGTCTCCCCCCAGGAATCCCCAGAACCGGAGTATCCGTTTCATGCGTCCGTCGGGGGAAGGACGCTGGCCTCCCGCTTGCTGGTGGGAGGCCCGAGGAGGCAGTCATGAGAATGGACAGCGCGGGACAGAGCCACATCGGTCGGCGACCGCACAACGAGGATGCATTCTGCGTCGCGCCGGAGCTGGGGCTGTTCGTGGTGGCGGACGGGCTGGGCGGACAAGAGGGGGGAGAGGTCGCCAGCCGGTGCGTCGTGGACACCTTCGTGGGCTTTGGCCTGCGGCTGGGGCAGGACCAGGATTCGACGTGGCCCACGGTGCCGGACCCTCGCCGCAGCCGTGAGGAGAACCTGCTGGCGGCGTGCTCGGCGCTGGCGCAGCGCAACCTCCAGGCGCAGCGCGTGGGCCGCCTGCGGGAGATGGCGTCCACCGTGGTGGCCCTGGCGGTGAGCGAGCACGGCGCGGCCGTGGCGCACGTGGGCGACAGCCGCCTGTACCGGCTGCGCGCCGGGAAGCTGGAGTCGCTGACGCGGGACCACTCCCTCATCGAGGAGCTGCGCGACGCCGGCATGGAGCCGCCGGGCGGCTCGGGCAACCTGCGGCACCTCATCACCCGCGCGCTGGGCACGGACAACGCGGAGCCCACCGTGCAGCGGCTGCAGGCGGAGCCGGGGGACGTGTTCCTGCTGTGTTCGGACGGCCTCTATGAGCCGCTGGGCACGGAGGGCCTGATGAAGCGCCTGACGTTGTCCTCCGCGCAGGAGGCCTGCGACGCGCTGGTCGCGGACGCCTACGAGGCGGGCGGCAAGGACAACATCACCGCGGTGGTGCTGCGCGTCGCGG
Proteins encoded in this window:
- a CDS encoding choice-of-anchor X domain-containing protein, with protein sequence MTPTGTVSAPASRMRHAIWAVPLIPLVLGGMGWWWMDSEAGAEPPGEDAVMEASSPSAMSAPRKPGGAMDAPPAGPPPGVAAPAPAHGPEEAERDARRELWERRLARAKETLAAYMKATRYPPESRPASEHPDQMELAEPERTHPLNMDGSDIQLRLKQDRVFVVGDEVVHFFVGCEDARRVPRPCQVVSALAHEAEHMPGAGGVPAVPLVFTDDGASGDALAGDGTFTGRFQPSKQGFPIYSGTLRVDVQVRSGSAEGAASFDIMYTPSPPALFTGGVREVLSPEGSLQLYLGIQVQKAGRYVVAGRVDDESGMPFAHVSFNEELKRGEQEVKLTIAGNLVLDEVPTFPLKLRDVEGFLLKERGDPDRELMTSLRGYVHTTKDYPFESFSPAEWQGEERQRYLDEMNREIIEIQRYIEQDEPPPP
- a CDS encoding PP2C family protein-serine/threonine phosphatase, with the protein product MRMDSAGQSHIGRRPHNEDAFCVAPELGLFVVADGLGGQEGGEVASRCVVDTFVGFGLRLGQDQDSTWPTVPDPRRSREENLLAACSALAQRNLQAQRVGRLREMASTVVALAVSEHGAAVAHVGDSRLYRLRAGKLESLTRDHSLIEELRDAGMEPPGGSGNLRHLITRALGTDNAEPTVQRLQAEPGDVFLLCSDGLYEPLGTEGLMKRLTLSSAQEACDALVADAYEAGGKDNITAVVLRVAEA